The window TGTAAAGACTCAGGAGGTTGTTCACCCGGGTTAACCGGTGGAATGCTGTTGGTGCGAAGCAGCAGGACCCCATCGGAGAGACCCGGATGAACGCTCATAGCAGAGCAAAGACGAACCCCCGAAGTCGAGAGCTAATCGTCCAGAGAGTGCAGGCCGAGGGCTGGAGCCGCCGTGAGGCGGCGGAAGCCCTTGGCCTGAGCGTTCGGAGCGTGGCCAAGTGGCTCAGGCGCTATCGAGAAGAGGGGCTGGCAGGGCTACCGGACCGCACGAGCCGGCCACGCAGCTCACCCATGCGTACTTCGGAGGTTCTTCGAAAAAGGGTGCTCGAGCTGCGCCAGAAGCGTCTTGTCGGGCGCGAGATCGCCGAGACAATCGGCCTGCCGCGGGCTACGGTGAGCCGGATTCTTCGACAGGCCGGCGTGGGGCGCCTTCGCTCACTTGAGCCGCCCGAGCCGCCGAATCGATACGAGCACGCACATCCCGGCGACCTGCTGCACATCGACATCAAGAAGCTGGCCCGCATCGTCGGAGGCCCGGGCCACCGCATTCACGGGGACCGCAGGAAGAAGAAGCGCGGGGTCGGCTACGAGCACTTCTTCGTGTGCATCGACGACCACTCGCGCCTGAGCTACGTCGAGGCGCTCAAGGCCGAGAACATGGCCACGGCCACGGGTTTCCTCGAGCGTGCCATCGCCTGGTACCGCGCCTCCGGTATCCAGCCCAGACGCCTCCTCACCGACAACGGCCGGGTCTTCACCTCACGACCATTCAACGAGGTCCTCGCCCAGGCCTCCATCCGTCACGGCTTCACTCGCCCTTACCGCCCTCGCACCAACGGCAAGGCCGAGCGCTTCATCCAGACGATGCTCAGGGAATGGGCCTACCGACGCTCTTACTCTTCCTCAGCAAAGCGCCGTCGCGCTCTGCCGCGATGGCTTCACTACTACAATTTCCATCGTCAGCATTCCTCACTCGGAGGTAAACCACCGGTGTCCAGAGTGAACAACCTGTTTAGCCGCGACACCTAGAGGATCCGGACCCGTACCTCGCGGACCAGCTCCAGGCTCCGTGATCTCGACCTTTTTCCTCGACGGCGGCTCGCTGGATGAGCCCGCGCTCGCCCCTCGACGATGAGCGTCATGCCCGTCCCCGATCTCGTCGAACGTGGCCTCGAGGACGGATTCGTCCGGGTTCTTCACGATGACGGACTCCACGACGGCGGGCTCGCGGCCCGCGACGACGAGACGGAACGTGGAGGTTTCCTTGGCGTTCTTGTTCTTTTCCTTGCGGCGAGCTCGCGCGCCCTTTTCTGTGCTCTCTTCTGTCTGATTTCCCAGGCCCGCATGCGGCTCCTTCCGGGCGCGCGAGGCGCCGTCGGCGGGCATGATACCCGCCGGGCGGTAACCTCCGCTCCGGAGGCATCGATGAAGGCTCTCTACCTCGCCGCGCACGGCGGCCTCGACGTGCTCCAGTTCGGCGACCGGCCCGATCCCGCGGCCGGTCCCGACGAGATCCTCGTGCGCGTCCGCGCCGCCGCCCTGAACCGGCTCGACCTCTTCGTGCTTGCCGGAATCCCGGGCGTCCCGATCGCCCTCCCGCACGTCCCGGGTGCGGACGGCTGCGGCGTGGTCGAGGCGCTTGGCGCCGGCGTGAAGGGCCCCGCGCCCGGCACGCGCGTCGTGATCCAGCCCGGGCTCTCGTGCGGCGCGTGCGAATTCTGCCGGGCCGGCCAGCAGAGCCTGTGCATCTCCTTCCGGATCCTCGGCGAACACATTCCGGGCACGTTCGCCGAGCTCGTCGCGGTGCCGGCCGCGAACGTCTACCCGGCGCCGGCCGGACTCACGGACGAGCAGGCGGCGGCGTTTCCGCTCGCCGCGCTCACCGCGTGGCGCCTCCTCGTGACGCGCGCGGCGCTGAGGCCCGGGGAGACGGTCCTCATCCACGGGATCGGCGGCGGCGTCTCCACGTTCGCGCTCCAGATCGCGAAGCTCTGCGGGGCCTCGCGCGTGATCGTCACGTCTTCGTCGGAGGAGAAGCGCGCCCGCGCGAAGGGGATGGGCGCCGACGACGTCCTCGACTCGAAAGACGACATTGGAAAGCGCGTGCGCGAGCTGACGAAGAAGCGCGGCGTCGACG is drawn from Acidobacteriota bacterium and contains these coding sequences:
- a CDS encoding IS481 family transposase — encoded protein: MNAHSRAKTNPRSRELIVQRVQAEGWSRREAAEALGLSVRSVAKWLRRYREEGLAGLPDRTSRPRSSPMRTSEVLRKRVLELRQKRLVGREIAETIGLPRATVSRILRQAGVGRLRSLEPPEPPNRYEHAHPGDLLHIDIKKLARIVGGPGHRIHGDRRKKKRGVGYEHFFVCIDDHSRLSYVEALKAENMATATGFLERAIAWYRASGIQPRRLLTDNGRVFTSRPFNEVLAQASIRHGFTRPYRPRTNGKAERFIQTMLREWAYRRSYSSSAKRRRALPRWLHYYNFHRQHSSLGGKPPVSRVNNLFSRDT